A DNA window from Camelina sativa cultivar DH55 chromosome 17, Cs, whole genome shotgun sequence contains the following coding sequences:
- the LOC104759007 gene encoding uncharacterized protein LOC104759007, whose protein sequence is MGSEGPTGVTIHITGFKKFHGVAENPTEKMANNLKEYLAKNSVSKDVILGSCTVLETAGQGAVASLYQLLQSAVKTEESESLAGKTIWVHFGVNSGATKFAIEQQAVNEATFRCPDELGWKPQNLPIVPSDGPITTVRKTTLPVEDITKALGNKGFEVISSDDAGRFVCNYVYYHSLRFAEQNKTKSLFVHVPLFVAVDEETQMRFTVSLLEVLASVCK, encoded by the exons ATGGGTTCTGAAGGACCAACGGGTGTGACGATTCATATCACAGGGTTCAAGAAGTTCCATGGAGTTGCTGAGAATCCTACAGAGAAAATGGCAAACAACCTGAAAGAATATTTGGCAAAGAATAGTGTGTCGAAAGATGTAATTCTTGGAAGCTGTACGGTGCTCGAGACCGCTGGTCAAGGAGCTGTCGCTTCTCTTTATCAGTTGCTACAATCTGCTGTTAAGACTGAGGAATCAGAGTCCCTGGCTGGAAAAACCATCTGG GTTCACTTTGGAGTTAATAGCGGCGCTACAAAATTTGCAATTGAGCAACAAGCTGTGAATGAAGCGACTTTTCGTTGCCCTGATGAATTGGGTTGGAAGCCTCAG AATCTGCCAATTGTTCCGTCTGATGGTCCAATCACAACTGTAAGAAAG ACAACTCTTCCAGTGGAAGATATAACAAAGGCGTTGGGGAATAAGGGCTTTGAGGTGATATCATCAGATGATGCAGGTCGATTTGTGTGCAACTATGTCTATTACCACTCTCTAAGATTTGCGGAGCAGAATAAGACCAAGTCACTCTTTGTTCACGTTCCTCTTTTCGTTGCCGTGGATGAAGAAACCCAAATGAGATTCACGGTTTCTCTGCTGGAGGTACTCGCTTCTGTTTGCAAGTAA
- the LOC104759006 gene encoding polygalacturonase At1g48100-like encodes MTLLNSLVFHAFFLISFSLIRISHNMYIISPSPAPNPAYDDYDNIAPTVFDVTSFGAIGDCATDDTSAFKMAWDAACMTTGSKSSLLLVPDTFCFLVKPTSFNGPCRTQLVLQIDGFIVSPDGPRSWPSNYQRQWMMFYRVNGLSIQGSGFINGRGKKWWNLPCKPHKGPNGTTQTGPCDSPVAFRIFQSSKVTIKGLNFINSAQFHVRFDNCSDVIVDSVTIKAPASSPNTDGIHIENTHNVQIHNSVISNGDDCISIGAGCFNVDIKNVTCGPSHGISIGSLWIHNSQAYVSNITVTNSTIWNSDNGVRIKTWQGGSGSVSRIVFSNILMVNVRNPIMIDQYYCQTMNCANQTSAVIISDVLYANIKGTYDQRSPSMHFGCSDSVPCTNLRLMDVDLFPSKGQLLENPFCWNAYGSMQITVPPVYCLLEALPD; translated from the exons ATGACGTTACTTAATTCACTAGTCTTCCATGCATTCTTCTTAATCTCATTCTCATTGATTCGTATTTCTCacaatatgtatataataagtCCATCACCGGCTCCAAATCCGGCTTACGATGATTACGACAATATTGCACCAACTGTCTTCGACGTGACTTCGTTTGGAGCCATCGGAGATTGCGCGACCGACGACACGTCAGCATTTAAGATGGCATGGGACGCTGCATGTATGACCACAGGGTCTAAGTCTTCTCTGCTTCTTGTCCCTGACACTTTCTGTTTCTTGGTCAAGCCAACCAGCTTCAATGGTCCTTGCAGAACCCAACTTGTACTACAA ATCGACGGGTTCATTGTGTCGCCGGATGGACCGAGGTCATGGCCGTCGAATTACCAGAGGCAGTGGATGATGTTTTACAGAGTGAATGGATTATCAATTCAAGGCTCTGGTTTTATCAACGGCCGTGGTAAGAAATGGTGGAACCTTCCTTGCAAACCTCACAAGGGCCCAAACGGAACAACCCAAACCGGTCCTTGTGACAGTCCTGTG GCGTTTAGGATATTTCAGAGTTCCAAAGTGACGATCAAAGGGCTTAACTTCATAAACAGCGCACAGTTCCATGTAAGGTTTGACAATTGCAGTGACGTGATTGTAGATTCCGTGACCATCAAGGCCCCAGCTTCTAGTCCCAACACTGACGGGATCCACATTGAGAACACACATAATGTTCAAATTCACAATTCCGTGATTTCCAATG GAGATGATTGTATTTCAATCGGAGCCGGCTGCTTTAATGTCGATATTAAGAATGTTACGTGCGGTCCAAGCCATGGAATTAG CATAGGCAGCCTTTGGA TCCACAACTCACAGGCTTATGTCTCGAACATAACAGTGACTAACTCAACTATATGGAACTCAGACAACGGTGTCCGGATCAAGACATGGCAAGGAGGGTCAGGCTCGGTTTCAAGAATTGTTTTCAGTAACATATTGATGGTGAACGTTCGTAACCCTATAATGATAGACCAGTACTACTGCCAAACAATGAACTGTGCTAACCAAACCAGCGCAGTCATTATTAGCGATGTTCTGTATGCAAATATCAAAGGGACTTACGACCAGAGAAGCCCATCGATGCATTTTGGTTGCAGTGACTCTGTCCCCTGTACTAACCTGAGACTCATGGATGTGGACCTGTTTCCTTCCAAAGGCCAGCTTTTGGAAAACCCTTTCTGCTGGAATGCGTATGGAAGCATGCAGATTACAGTGCCACCTGTTTATTGCCTGCTTGAGGCACTTCCAGACTGA